In Anopheles bellator chromosome 2, idAnoBellAS_SP24_06.2, whole genome shotgun sequence, the genomic stretch CACCGATGCATCTCGTCCGTGGCGGCGCCCTAGAACTAGAAGAAAccgatttttgtttccccgATTGACGTTAGATTGAGTGATGGTTTCGTTCGACTTCTGTCTTTCAGCAAAACGGATCACCCGGTGCCCCAACGACGAACCATGCTTGTGAAGGAGGTCTGTAACCGGCGATGCATCCTAACATCGGccggactgctgctgctcgccaGTGGCAGCTTCTTCATCCTGTTCTTTCCGGTCATCTTCGAGGACATACTGCACGAGGTTCGTATAAACCCGGGGGCGCACGGTCGGGTGTGAGAAAATCAAATGCCGCGAAGCAACCGTCGTAGAGAGTCGACCGTGGACAGCCGATTGACTCTTAATTAACCCTCGTTGGATTCGTTGGAGGTGTTCACCGCCGGCTCTCTACGTGAACGTGACCCGCAAAGATCAATGCGCAGACACGCAGATGTTCGGTGGACCGATTTAATTAACCGTCTTTGTTATCCTTGTGCAGGAGTTAAAATTGCGGCCAAGTTCCCGGGGGTACGATGCCTGGGTGTCGCCACCGTTCCCACTGGCGATGGATGTGTATTTCTTCAACTGGACCAACCCGGAAGATATCACGAACCATTCGACGAAACCGATCCTCGAGGAGCTCGGTCCGTATCGGTTCATCGAGCGGCCGACAAAGGTGGACATCGAGTGGCATGACGCCAACCACACCGTGAGCTACCGGAAGAAAAGTGTCTACCACTTCGATGAGGAGGGTAGCAATGGCAGTCTGGACGATGTGATCAGCAGCATCAATATAGTGGCCGTGGTAGGTATTTGCTAAAACAAGTAGAACCGAACGGCAGCTAGTCACCGAGGGTCGGGTCTTAATTAGCGATAATCGTTACATCATTGTGCAATGACGTAAAATCATGACGTGAAAGTAGCAAATCATTTGTGCTTAATGATACAGTGTGAAGTCAGAGAAAAAAAGATACTCATCGTGGGGTTTTCAAGacatttatgttttattttcacaaccTTCTTTTGGGAGATGAAGCTTAATTTTGAATCATGGTTCTGATCTAACCACCCATTCCAGTCTGCGGCGAAGAAATCGAAGTACTGGAACTATCTGCGGCAGAAGGGCGTTTCGATGGGCTTCAAGCTGTACGATCAGCAGATTAATGTGGTGAAAACGGCCGGCGAACTTCTGTTCGATGGCTACGAAGATAACATGGTGCTGATGGGCAAACACTTGTTCAACGACGAAGACATTCCGTTCGATCGTGTCGGATGGTTTTATACGGTAGGGAACCCCCCGTGGTAACCCGAGGTTGAGCGTGATCTTATAAGTTAATCTCGTTTTTCAGAGAAATAATTCGGCTGATCTGATCGGTCACTACAACGCGCACACGGGCGTCGACGATATCAACAAGCTGGGCACGATGGGCGAATGGAACTATCAGCCACGGACGGACTTTTTCGAGGGAAGCTGCGGTATGCTGAATGGCTCGGCGGGCGAATTCTATCCCCCAGGGCTCACGAAGGACCGGCCGGTGGAGCTCTTCACACCCGATATGTGCCGCAGTTTACCACTCGAATTTGAGCAGGAAGTTACGGTGCATGGCGTAAAGGCGTACAAGTACGCCGGTGATCGCCGAGCGATTGACAACGGCACACTATTTCCCGAGACGGCTTGCTTCAGTGCCGGCGAAATAGTCCCCTCCGGCGTGTTGAATATTTCCTCCTGCCGCTACGGAACACCCGTTTTTGTATCTTTCCCGCACTACTACGGAGCCGATCCGTTCTATCTGAATCAAGTCGAGGGCCTGCAACCGATGAAGGAGAAGCACCAGTTCTACATGTCACTCGAACCGGTACGCAATAAGGGTTATAAATGTCGATGGCAGAGTATTGATcgttattatttcgttttagACCACCTCCGTCCCGCTTGATGTTGCCGCACGGCTTCAGCTAAACATTATGATTGAGCCATACGAGAACGTAAAGTAAGTGGTGTCTAACAATCCACTTTACTGAAAGTGTACTAAAATCCAGTTTCCGTTTCCTAGTATCTTCGCCGACGTCAAGCGTGTATTCTTGCCCGTTCTGTGGTTCGAGCAACACGTCCTGATGCCAGCGGACCTCGTCGGTGAAATCGCCTTCGCCCTTACCGTACCGTCCATCGTTCGGTTCTGTGGAATCGTAATGGTTGTTTGTGGCGTCGCAATGCTACTCTGGATGCCACTGGAACGTATGCTGTGCCGGAGGAGACGCGTTGCGTCTGCTAACCGACATCAGGCCACAACCCATAACGGAATACATTCCTTCGCCAACGGGGCCGATAAGTGTTTGCTCCATTCGTCGGAGAAAAACGGTaaaccgacgacgatcgtcCTGGTCGATAGGCTGCTGGtggaaaaagtggaaaaacaaCCGCTTCCGGACTGTATCACGCTGCCCGGGAATCACCCAGCGATGGAACCGGAAAGCTTTCCACTGATCGATACAAAGGGGACAACGATCGTAAAGTCATGAGGAAGTTGTTGGGCAACAACGGGGACAGTCGCGCATTTTGATGCACCGATATCGGTGTTCGGACCAGGATTCCTAGAGCACGTTCCGCGTGAGCAAGACCCAAGAGCGATAGTATGACTGAATCGATCGGTTGATTGATAGGATTTAGTGAAAGACACTACCGTAAACATTACCACATTGGAACGACAGCAAGTGTGTCCCGGGGAAGGGAGAATCCTCATTACAGTAGTAGCTTACCACTTGGCCAGCGGTACGAACGCATCCTGCTGTTCAGGCGGTCTTACGATAGAGATCTATACGCTAAGATGATTTAAGAGACGCCAAGACGGTGATTTTTGATTGCATGATTCTATGGTACAACTGATACCATTTTTCTGTAGTCTTAATTCCACTGAGGAGCATTATTTACTCACTTCTTAAAGCAACTTTacgcaaacacacaacaccgaTTTTCTGATATCTCGTTTAGCTGCGACTTGGGGACCAGGATCCACACACGCCCCTGAGATTAAGTTTAGTTTCCCTTTTAACGTAGAGTCGAGAAGACCGTTAGAGTTCACGAGGCCAAAGGATTATAGCCCGTATTGTTCCcgcaaaaaagagaaacattcTGCTTAGAGTAAGATTAAGTTAGCTAAGGTTAGCGTTTTAGCATTCCCTGTGCTCCACACATCACTTACCATACCAATCAATCGTCCAATCGTCCGTATCTTGTTGTGGGGCCCACGTTCGTGATAACAGTGACGAGATCCTAGAGCTTAATGTGCAATTATTGGATCGTGATGCCAACAATTCATAACTGCGGGTCACATCAAGCAAATGTTGCACGGTGCGCTTCCAGTTTACCTCGACACTCCATGTAAGTGCCTTTCGTTTCACGTGGGCAAAGGCAGATGATGTGACAAGCGAAACGCCAGAATGCGAATGTGCAAGAAGTGTATTGGTAAGCGTTCGTTTATTGTTAGAAAGACAAACCAACTATGCATGCTATAGGATAAgaatgaaagtaaaacagGCTGTGTACGTGTGCCAGTTCCagagttttttgtttcggttttggaaTGAACTTGTTTTCAATGGGATAATATCACACTAACGTCTCCCTTCGTTGTTGatcaattgattgattgaatctTAGTATTAATCGTACGTCGCCGACATTATGCTAACataatgtttcaatgttttctaACTTCGTTCTGGTGCTCGTTTTCGGTTCAGGTGGATTTTGTTGAAGGAATTACTGTGTTTTTTCGTAGGCAATGATACATTTTGTTTtacgacatttgggtttccACTTTCTTTACAGATCAAATGGTAACACAACTATGTCCTGTGCCTGGTGAAGCCACGCTTAACCCGTGGAACTTAATTGCTAAGTGTTCCAAATTACTGTGAACAGTGCCAAATTATTATGAACTTTAAAATGTGCTAACGTCGATCAGGTAAGTTTATTCTATTGTATGATACAATTTATTAATCACTAGCCTTTTACTTTGGTATTGTCACTAATGACTAGCATTGATacaaaaaaattttaaaatatttacaatccTTCAGCGCAATTTGCGAAATTATCCGTTACAGGCAATATTTTAACCGAAAATCATCTCTGTGATTGCAGCGCCACCTAGTGGTCGTCATTTTAAAAGAAGTTGCATGGCAGCTATATCGGTTGCATGCAATACTTTCGAATTGCAACTGCCGATTGTGAGTTGTGAATGAGTTTAATGTTTCACCGgagaaggaaacgaaagcAGTGAATTCAATCGCTACTCCAGCTGCTCGAGCCACGCCATGTTTGGGCAAATCCTCCTAAGCTTCCAATTGCTGCTTGCCATCTTTCAATCATTCGCCAAATTACCTTCGAACCAGCAGCCCAGCGGCCGAGCAGTGCAAACGGGGAACATCCCACACGGCGGGATCGAATGCTTCCCCGTTGAGCTAATGACCGCTACCGGTGGTGCTTTGGCATCACATTAACCAATTTATCTAACCGCCCGCTGAGCccgtccggctccggccatcCGCCAGACCGGTTATAGATTTTTTCGGCCAGGGGAAAGGCTCGCCGTTTAAAAGCTCATAAACAAaagcacgcgcgcgcacggagTTGAGCAAATTATGGTGAAAAACACGATGATTGCACAGTTTCGGTGGCAGGTCAGCGGTGGCCAATCACTACAGTTCATCCTCCCCATAATGACGTCACTTCGGTGGTCGGCACCGGTTCTACGGATCCGCAACCCTAAAAGCACACCGTGGCCCCTTGCCGTGGCAAGTgtccgtttttatgctgcgtttcctgttttttctGCGGAATGCTTTCTGCCGATGATTGGACTGGCCTCCTTCCCGTGCTGTTCCCGCTCTCTCGAGGGCGAATCATTTGCATCTCCGAGGTGTCATCCTCGGCCTCGAACTCACCGTTAATCCCCGGCGTGGGCTCAGGTCACGGTTTCACGATCATTGCCAATATTAACCATTCATCGCTGGGTGGGTTATAAAATTTACGACCGCCCAACCCAAAGGGAAGATGCAAAAGTTAAAAACGAGGCCAACAACAAGCGGTcatcgaaacgaagcgaaaggcACTGGCGACCCTCTCTTCCCCCGAGCGAGTGGACCGGTGAATCAGGATCAGGGTCCGGGTGCTGGCCACATGTGATACCGCGAAGAACATGATTCCCGATCGCCAACCGGCTCTCCAGAAGCATAGTTTGCGTCACTCTGCTGCGTAGTTTCGTATCAGGTTTTACTCACACGCCGTCCCAGAACGGTATTTTGATGCCTTTTTCTTTACTTCATCTGTTCGTCCTCCGTTCTTTGAGGttctgattttatttttattgatttcaaTGATTATTACATCCGTTTATCGGACTCAGTCAAATCAAGCCCGACCTTACGAGGATCATTGGCCTGACTGCGCCAAACGCGTCTTTCGAGAAATTTGGAGACACCCGGCCAATTGTTGGCCAACATGAGTGCGCTTCACTTAAATTCGGCTACTTTCTCCAGCTATTTCTGGCTATGTTCTGTACCAAAGTATTCATGATACATTTTGTGAATGGCAGAGGAACATAAAGACGATCACGAAAGGATTGGGAAAAATCATGAATTGACCCCCTTAGAGGTTAGAGTTTTAAGCCAAAGAACTGATCATGTTACTACAGAACACAATTCAATTCTAAGCCACTTCGCCGACTCCCCGAAGCACCGActttgcagcataaaacaccAACATTGTCCCACCAGACGGCGCGAGACCGGCACACCCAACCCGCAGCCCACCATTGCGTCCCACTTATTTATAGTTTCATCTTCGGCGTCGGCGAacgattttatttgaaaaataagcAAATTCTTCTATGGAAACCGGCGTACCGGGCCGAGCCACTGGCTATCATATCGGTTCCGGAGACCGatcgaccggaccggactctTCTGCGTTCTATTTCCAGCACACCAGCAGCCTGGACCAAAACATCGGTCCGCATCGGTGCCCGCCGGTCCGAATTGAGGCcagtccgtcgtcgtcgtcgcggtggtgctggttgccggccggccggctgccggtaaACCGtgcaccacaacaacaacgggtcACGATGCGGACGCCGGATGGACGAGCAGGTTTAAACACACCCGTCGGAGCCGTCGGAGTGCGCACGCGCCAGCGCCCCACCCGAGCCtcaattttatgctccaacGGCGCTTGCTGACTAATGCTGCTGACGCTGGGGGGATCTAACGAAGACGCCTTCTTCTGCCGTGTGAGTCAAGATTGAATCCAAAGCGAGAACACGTCGTCGTGCAGATAACAAATTCAAAACCGGAATGTCTTCCGCCGGACAAAACGCTCCGAGTGAAGATCCCGCTACACGGCTTGCTGTAGTCCCGGCCGCAGTCCGGCTTGATCACCTTGGTGATCATCTCGGATGCGTCACTTGACGCTCACGAACCCCCTTCTGTTAAGGGTGGCAAATTTATTACACATCCCGGTAATGGCCGGAGTGCATTTTTGTCCGTGAGCCACAAGCAAGCCTCGGTCGATCCCTGTTTGAACCCTGCGCTCGGCGGAATTAGCGGAAAGGCATCACTTCACTCTGACCCACACACATGGGGCCCCGCTAACGGTCAAACGCGGAGTTCGCGGAGTTCGGATGATCGTTCGCTTTAACGGTGGATGGAAAAGTTCTCgcgtttcgcgcgcgcgcgcactgtCTTCTCGGAGTTCCTCTTCTTTTGCGCGGCGTTTCGTGTTGCGCTTGGCCAGTTGTTTACTCCTTCGATGCGCGGCGCGGTCGGCTTATAATTCGCTTCGGGAAGAAAGAAATGAGGGCCTTCCCATCGGGGGAATGGAAGGAATAACCGGGGCCCGGTGACTGGCGGGGATTTAACACGAAAAAGGAGGGCATCGCCATCATCTTCATTACCAGGCGGAGCGctcgatcatcgtcatcagcatcagcgcaACATCATTGTCAACAATAACAACCACACCGTCGGTCGGGGCTGACCGATTCCGACCACTTGACTCGGCAATCCAGATTTTCCCCGGGAACCCCCGTCCCGCGGGGGTCATTAAGTCGCCGAACTCGGTCCGGATTTTTGCGCCTTTCCTCGAATTGGGAATCATTTGGCACGATTTGATGAAGAGCACCTCCGACAAGTGGCCATCGGTGCCACATTCGGTACCGGTAAAATTCGATTTATTTAATAGGCAATCCGTTGGCCACATTCATCGGTGCCACACGGGCTGCCACTCAAGTGCGCTTCTTGGCTTCTCGGCTTTTTCTTGACCACTGGCTTGGTCACTAGTTTGTCACGCATTACAACGAAGTGGCCACGCCCGATTAGCTGCGGCTTTGCCATTaaaaaaagcaacataaacTTACCGGGCACGCGCTACGGGCCGGGAGTCGACCCTGGCCATGGCGATAACGGAGGCTCGTGCCCGGTGCAGTGCGTGACGCAAAAACACATCAACCCGTACGTGCCGCCAGTGGCTCAAGGAAACCAAGTGTCttggcttccgttccgctgcAACTATCAGCAGCGGTGCagtgattgttttatttgcttgtttCGTTTCTACACGAAACGTTAAACGAACGGCGCACACGTGTACGGAGTGATACGGAGCTCCTGGACTGCGCCGGCCTTCATTGATTTATCCCGCGTGGCGTGTCCGCTTATTGGTGCCGTTTTCGCGTCTGCTCCGAACGAAAcaggtttatttttatccgtcagccgccaccggttgtttgtttgtcgggTGCTTCGCGACAACAAttatggccggccggccggtggtgctgcagtCATCCGTGTTCCGTCACCCGCGTGTGGCGGGTAATTGAATAAGAAGAGAaagtgtttgctttttctggaattaaaatcaacaaaagGATTAGCGATGTTTGGTTGGCAAACACACGATCCTTCTTCTTTGATCCTTTTGCTAAGACATTTGATACTCGAGTTGGCCACAGTCCATATTGGATGATCGTTCGAAGGCTACGAACAGGTGTCGAAACTGTTTGAGTGGACAGGCAAGGAATCGGACTGGAACTGGGAAAACCTTGTAAAACTGTGGCCTTATTGTTGAAGTTTAACGGTTAATGCAGGATTAACTTCTAGAATGATTAACAGAAGCACCAGGACCATCGAAATATACCAAACCAATGAGGCCAAAACCAATTTGTCGATCGAATTCTGTTGGTCCTCCCGTTTATACACGGTTCCTTCTATCCTTCCAAGGTTCCAAGGTATCCTTCCGTAATAATAATTGGTATTGAACGCTTGTATTTTTGCAACAATAATTGTGATGTCCATGCTATGGTCTTCTCATTGAACATTGCCGGGTTTCCACTTTATCGACGTAACTTTTAACACCTTCTCTATCATCCGGTTCTTTGCTTCCAACGTAATTTCCCACGCTTCCGTGTGCGGTATCTGTGGTTCCCTGAAAGcccaaaaaaacccaacaaaacaCGACACATTAATTGACTTttatcagcagcaccagattGCCCGTACGGATCAAAACTGCCATCATTCATCCATGGTTTGTTTGGTGGTTAGCAGCAAGAATTCAATTACTGTTCGAAACCATAGAACCACAAGGAATGGGACATGGGACCTCGTAGTTCTCGTCCAACCACCAACGAGGCGGGAATCACGTGGAATAGTGTCAAATGTTCGTGCGAtaacaccgccaccgacaacCGCACTCCcgccgaaacccgaaaccatAAGGTTCCGACGATAAGGACGACGCAAGGGACCTCTGACGGTTTATCGGCCCATTTTGCGCTCCGTTCCATTTGTGGTACCAAATTTGCTCACAATCCGATTACGGTTTCGATAACGAGACGGCTTCGGTTCAGTTGTGGTGATCGTGCCTGATGACCACAGCGTGCCACCCACACGGAGGGTCGATCCTGTGATAAGGgaagcagccgcagccgggcgGAAACAAAAGGCTTGGAAAAACCGCTCACCACGGGAACCTTCTCAGGCTCGTTCGGGAAGTAGCTCCCTTTATCGCCCACTGGCGCGGTAGATAAAGATGTTGGTGAGTCCGACCTGGTTGTCGGAGCTGTGGGTGGGTCTTATCGGACGAGAGACGTGCATGTGTGCGGACGCCTCCACAGGAGTGTAAGATCACCGATCAAAGGTTGGGAAGCAATTTGCATGAAGACATTATCTCCGAAAGGTCGGCCCACTTTCTAAAGACACTTAAAGAGGGACTTCCCCGGACTGTCCGGCGGATTCTATTTTCGTGCAGTAAAACTCGTGTGTCACCCAAACcgaacgcaaaaaacaaacagcccaTAAATCGGCCACATGGCATCCTGGCCGTCACGTGGAGCTTTCGAACTCTCGGGTGGCCCTTTTGTGTGGCTTCTGCGGGTTAACTTCTGTCGCTGTCGGTGACAGGGCCAGTAATTGCTTAACTTTCcgttcataaaaataatcgtcaaacgcacacacgagcGCGCGTTTGACGGGCCCGGCTCCCAGCGAATCCCGGActcgtccacgtccacggcCCAGGAACTGACAACGTGacggtgccattttgtgtgccgtttggGGCGCGAaagccatcgtcatcatcagcggcgCTGATGGGGCCCTCGGGGCAGACCTCAGCTCATTACCTCAGGTACCGCGTAAGacgccggcggcagcaacagcagcaagtgcGTCCCTTTGCCAACCagacgagcaaacaaacaaacaattaaaacgaCAAACAACCGGCAGATAAGAGGGGCTCTCTGTTGTTTTTGTCccgctccggtgccggttccgtcggccggcAAGCTTTGTCGGACGGAGTTggctagagagagaaagagagagagggttaTTTACCGACACAACTAATCGTGATCGTGTTGGTTTGGCGGCATTTTGTTACTAACTCTGTCGACTATTCGCGAAAATGTGTCCCATCAATCCGTTAATAAAGGATCGGGGTGTTTGAATCTAACCGATCGTTCcgataaaagtgaaacaaccCCATCCCTTACAGCCAACCCCAATCACTCATcacttcggtggtggtgtcaccCCCCGAGTGGCCAGAgtatcgattgttttccgtcCACATtaaccggtcggtcggttaaAGAAGGTGAACTTGACATTCACGCCACTGTCCGCCGGTTGCCGGGTGTTGCGTTACACTTTCGGCCGGCCGTAACGTTGGCCAATGTATGTAGCGCATAATTAGTGCTAATACATTACTTCATAAGCACCATAAGCCGGCGaaggccgccgccggccaagTCTGCGCTAGTTAATGTCCTGACGGAGCTGGTAATTGGTCGTACAGGTCGCCCCCGCGGGTTCGCCCTTTGGCAATTGGCGGGCGGTGGCAATTGATGTCAGAATGTTTTCGGGACGACGCGACGGCTGTGTCCTAGCCTGTGTCCTGGCTTCCCGACTACCCGCCGCGGCCATCAAGGTGAAGCCGCCGTCGCGTCGTGGTGTCAAGTGATTGATTTTCGGGTTTGTTTAATTGGATTTGGGAAGCTTGTTTCTTTCGTGGGTGGCTTTTTCGGAAATGTTGCCGACATGATGATGCTGACGAGGTTTGAGGTCAGCGCGATCGAACGAGAGCCAACTTCATTGAGCTTCTATGCGATCTTCTCTGTCttttgtttataaaaataTCGGGTTGGTTGATAATTAAACATGGTTTTGGCTGTTATCACACATTGGTTGAAAATTCCTGAGCCACATGAGTGGTGCTAGTTTTtttgcattcatcgctttaC encodes the following:
- the LOC131211157 gene encoding protein peste-like isoform X2, whose translation is MLQSAQQAAVTADTEKGAVYQLASNNNGGCTNIRSKTDHPVPQRRTMLVKEVCNRRCILTSAGLLLLASGSFFILFFPVIFEDILHEELKLRPSSRGYDAWVSPPFPLAMDVYFFNWTNPEDITNHSTKPILEELGPYRFIERPTKVDIEWHDANHTVSYRKKSVYHFDEEGSNGSLDDVISSINIVAVSAAKKSKYWNYLRQKGVSMGFKLYDQQINVVKTAGELLFDGYEDNMVLMGKHLFNDEDIPFDRVGWFYTRNNSADLIGHYNAHTGVDDINKLGTMGEWNYQPRTDFFEGSCGMLNGSAGEFYPPGLTKDRPVELFTPDMCRSLPLEFEQEVTVHGVKAYKYAGDRRAIDNGTLFPETACFSAGEIVPSGVLNISSCRYGTPVFVSFPHYYGADPFYLNQVEGLQPMKEKHQFYMSLEPTTSVPLDVAARLQLNIMIEPYENVNIFADVKRVFLPVLWFEQHVLMPADLVGEIAFALTVPSIVRFCGIVMVVCGVAMLLWMPLERMLCRRRRVASANRHQATTHNGIHSFANGADKCLLHSSEKNGKPTTIVLVDRLLVEKVEKQPLPDCITLPGNHPAMEPESFPLIDTKGTTIVKS
- the LOC131211157 gene encoding protein peste-like isoform X1, with amino-acid sequence MLQSAQQAAVTADTEKGAVYQLASNNNGGCTNISKTDHPVPQRRTMLVKEVCNRRCILTSAGLLLLASGSFFILFFPVIFEDILHEELKLRPSSRGYDAWVSPPFPLAMDVYFFNWTNPEDITNHSTKPILEELGPYRFIERPTKVDIEWHDANHTVSYRKKSVYHFDEEGSNGSLDDVISSINIVAVSAAKKSKYWNYLRQKGVSMGFKLYDQQINVVKTAGELLFDGYEDNMVLMGKHLFNDEDIPFDRVGWFYTRNNSADLIGHYNAHTGVDDINKLGTMGEWNYQPRTDFFEGSCGMLNGSAGEFYPPGLTKDRPVELFTPDMCRSLPLEFEQEVTVHGVKAYKYAGDRRAIDNGTLFPETACFSAGEIVPSGVLNISSCRYGTPVFVSFPHYYGADPFYLNQVEGLQPMKEKHQFYMSLEPTTSVPLDVAARLQLNIMIEPYENVNIFADVKRVFLPVLWFEQHVLMPADLVGEIAFALTVPSIVRFCGIVMVVCGVAMLLWMPLERMLCRRRRVASANRHQATTHNGIHSFANGADKCLLHSSEKNGKPTTIVLVDRLLVEKVEKQPLPDCITLPGNHPAMEPESFPLIDTKGTTIVKS